In a genomic window of Rhodobacter sp. 24-YEA-8:
- a CDS encoding transporter substrate-binding domain-containing protein, translating into MTSDQPIHIGVLFSETGRTSVTERSMLAATEFAIEEINASGGINGRELCPVIRDPMGDPSAYQQLAAGLVSEDKVRVILGCYTSSQRKAVLSVVDRESALLCYAAQYEGFEYSENIVYFGAVPNQNSVFLAEYLLKDPAPRLYIVGSDYVWPRESGRIMGDLIRSGGGEIVGETYLGDMATPIHYDALVRKIRKASPDIIFNNFVGEANRNFYEAYIGNGLDARRMMVASLTTSEADIRDIGASAVAGHITAASYFASQSNLTNQSCLARFRARHQEEPYANMCWDAAYTQAHVVAQAMRGGDPDSLSSIRSGILGASFDAPQGLVSIDALNAHCYVWPKVGVARDDGQFDIVAETDCAVRPDPYRTTYEFADDAGVPSDAAPPSTPLPRISGLRQ; encoded by the coding sequence ATGACAAGCGACCAGCCGATTCATATAGGCGTTCTCTTTTCCGAAACAGGACGCACCTCGGTAACCGAGCGCAGCATGCTTGCGGCGACGGAATTTGCCATAGAAGAAATAAATGCCAGCGGCGGTATTAATGGCCGCGAGCTGTGCCCCGTAATTCGCGACCCAATGGGAGATCCATCGGCCTATCAGCAGCTGGCTGCCGGACTTGTGTCAGAAGATAAGGTTCGGGTCATTCTGGGCTGCTACACATCAAGCCAGCGCAAAGCGGTTCTGAGCGTGGTGGACAGGGAATCGGCTCTTCTATGCTATGCTGCGCAATATGAGGGTTTTGAGTATTCTGAGAACATCGTGTATTTCGGGGCCGTGCCAAACCAGAACAGCGTTTTTCTGGCCGAGTATCTGCTGAAAGATCCGGCGCCCCGGCTTTACATCGTTGGTTCTGATTACGTATGGCCGCGTGAATCCGGGCGGATCATGGGAGATCTGATCCGATCCGGAGGCGGCGAGATCGTCGGTGAAACCTATCTTGGCGACATGGCCACACCCATTCACTATGACGCGCTTGTCAGAAAGATCAGGAAAGCCAGTCCTGATATAATCTTCAATAACTTTGTTGGTGAGGCAAACCGCAACTTCTATGAGGCCTATATCGGAAATGGCCTTGATGCCAGGCGGATGATGGTGGCCAGCCTGACAACGAGTGAGGCAGATATCCGGGATATCGGAGCATCGGCAGTGGCGGGCCATATCACCGCCGCAAGCTATTTCGCGTCACAGTCAAATCTCACCAATCAATCCTGCCTTGCGCGTTTCAGGGCGCGGCATCAGGAGGAACCCTATGCCAATATGTGCTGGGACGCGGCCTATACCCAGGCGCATGTGGTGGCGCAGGCCATGCGGGGCGGCGATCCGGACAGTCTCAGTTCGATCCGGTCAGGGATCCTTGGCGCCTCGTTTGACGCGCCGCAGGGGCTGGTCAGCATCGATGCCCTGAACGCGCATTGCTATGTCTGGCCCAAGGTCGGGGTGGCACGCGATGATGGCCAGTTCGATATCGTTGCCGAGACAGACTGTGCCGTCCGCCCGGACCCCTATCGCACGACCTATGAATTTGCCGATGACGCGGGTGTTCCCTCCGATGCGGCGCCGCCCTCAACACCTTTGCCCCGGATCTCCGGCCTGAGGCAATGA
- a CDS encoding ANTAR domain-containing response regulator, which translates to MRPGRSEPFASEKEQPFLIRDLRSLSFLLVQPQDSDGLALKSHLERIGCQVQEIWPPPQNYPTDIDIIFVMVDRVTESGQTFHWQADTPSAVLIAVIDYENPLSIDRLLHMRVNAVIGLPIRPFGILTNLLAAVNNHRREQRIRLNLERLQAKLESCRVVERAKLAVMLAEGYPEKVAYAVLRELAMKRRTTVEAISSEVLIRLGWSDSGAATRLSDKPDWQALCLAGEAARDAGLSDKSA; encoded by the coding sequence ATGCGGCCTGGACGAAGCGAGCCTTTTGCCAGCGAAAAAGAGCAGCCCTTTCTGATCAGGGATCTCAGATCCCTGAGCTTCCTGCTTGTTCAGCCTCAGGACAGTGATGGCCTCGCGCTGAAATCGCATCTGGAGAGAATAGGCTGTCAGGTCCAGGAGATATGGCCGCCGCCGCAGAACTATCCGACTGATATTGATATCATTTTCGTGATGGTCGACCGTGTCACCGAGAGTGGTCAGACCTTTCACTGGCAGGCCGACACCCCCTCTGCCGTTCTCATCGCCGTCATTGACTACGAGAACCCGCTTTCCATTGACCGGCTGCTGCATATGCGCGTCAACGCCGTGATTGGGTTGCCGATACGGCCCTTTGGAATTCTCACAAACCTGCTGGCTGCGGTGAACAATCACCGGCGGGAACAGCGCATCCGTCTAAACCTTGAACGGTTGCAGGCAAAGCTGGAATCCTGCCGGGTGGTCGAGCGCGCGAAACTGGCGGTCATGCTGGCCGAAGGTTACCCGGAAAAGGTGGCTTACGCGGTGTTGCGGGAACTTGCGATGAAGCGGCGGACCACCGTCGAAGCCATTTCCAGCGAGGTTCTCATCCGCCTCGGCTGGAGCGACAGCGGCGCCGCAACGAGGCTCTCTGACAAGCCGGACTGGCAGGCGCTTTGCCTGGCCGGTGAGGCTGCGCGTGATGCAGGTCTCAGCGACAAATCTGCCTGA
- a CDS encoding hydantoinase B/oxoprolinase family protein: MTGKKQSLSLSDKGIQFPPPPEQRMTEFKSQLDPITFEVLRNAFVNIVDQMAEQLLRTCYSFVIYCRDFSSGLSDPEGNLVMQGTGDIAAHVGTLHYTCKAVIEDFEGDIHPGDVFIINDPFRGGSHFNDTRILRPMFYEGELIGWSQANGHWADMGGATPGSFNITALDHMGEGLRITPTRVWSKGVWLEDVAKMIANNTRNPGDVIGDMQAQAEATAVAEREILRLCGKYGVETIKIAFREVQDWVEVLMRQRLAELPDGTWYAEDYIDQDPKLEEGLIPIKIKFTIEGNHAHYDLSGSHPQISTFLNAAYGGSFAGIVAGTKYQFPDLPLNSGLYRAVTVNVGEPGTVVNANWPSPCAGFCSGPFEKLMNSVFGLWADIMPERTMGCAFNLEYLLVGGRDTRIEGKPYFMWYDWMAGGWGGRNGRDGFNATAPVFGAQYGIQPLEGQERLAPVLTKCHDFVQDSAGPGESRGGLGAEKGGSVFEGERIVVSYCCDRERSVTWGMWGGLPSIPHGVWLNKGTERERYLGSIFSNLPIELDDVFTRPSAGGGGVGDPLLRDPALVCEDVADEYVSVRRAQIDYGVVIRVVDADLAQYEVDEAATMAERARIAAERPGWLDTDPAEVAARYRAGEFNEMDCVRQYGVILDWGNGELLANTTTQFREMMKRRVLPYWGKTLAVLSEEAGERLKAAA; the protein is encoded by the coding sequence ATGACCGGCAAAAAACAATCTCTCAGCCTTTCCGACAAGGGCATCCAGTTCCCGCCGCCCCCCGAACAGCGGATGACCGAGTTCAAGTCGCAGCTTGATCCGATCACCTTCGAGGTGCTGCGCAACGCCTTCGTCAATATCGTTGACCAGATGGCCGAGCAGCTTTTGCGCACCTGCTATTCCTTCGTGATCTATTGCCGCGATTTCTCATCCGGCCTCAGCGATCCCGAGGGCAATCTGGTGATGCAGGGCACCGGCGATATCGCCGCCCATGTCGGCACGCTGCATTACACCTGTAAGGCGGTGATCGAGGATTTCGAGGGAGATATCCATCCCGGCGACGTCTTCATCATCAATGATCCGTTCCGCGGCGGCAGCCATTTCAACGATACCCGCATCCTGCGCCCGATGTTTTATGAGGGCGAACTGATCGGCTGGTCCCAGGCCAATGGTCACTGGGCCGATATGGGGGGCGCGACGCCGGGATCGTTCAACATCACCGCGCTTGACCATATGGGCGAGGGGCTGCGCATCACGCCGACCCGCGTCTGGAGCAAAGGTGTCTGGCTGGAAGACGTGGCGAAGATGATCGCCAACAACACCCGCAACCCGGGCGATGTGATCGGCGATATGCAGGCCCAGGCCGAGGCGACCGCCGTGGCCGAACGCGAAATCCTGCGGCTTTGCGGCAAATATGGCGTCGAAACCATCAAGATCGCCTTCCGCGAAGTGCAGGACTGGGTCGAGGTGCTGATGCGCCAGCGCCTGGCCGAACTGCCCGACGGCACCTGGTATGCCGAGGATTATATCGATCAGGATCCCAAGCTCGAAGAAGGGCTGATCCCGATCAAGATCAAGTTCACCATCGAAGGCAATCACGCGCATTACGACCTTTCCGGTTCGCATCCGCAGATCTCGACCTTCCTCAACGCGGCTTATGGCGGGTCTTTCGCGGGGATCGTCGCGGGCACGAAATACCAGTTCCCGGATCTGCCGCTGAATTCGGGCCTCTACCGCGCGGTCACCGTCAATGTGGGCGAGCCGGGCACGGTGGTGAATGCCAACTGGCCCAGCCCCTGCGCCGGATTCTGTTCCGGCCCGTTCGAGAAACTGATGAATTCGGTCTTCGGGCTCTGGGCCGATATCATGCCCGAACGCACCATGGGCTGCGCCTTTAACCTGGAATATCTGCTGGTCGGCGGGCGTGACACCAGGATCGAGGGCAAGCCCTATTTCATGTGGTATGACTGGATGGCTGGTGGCTGGGGCGGCCGGAACGGGCGCGATGGCTTTAACGCCACCGCACCTGTCTTTGGCGCGCAATATGGTATCCAGCCGCTTGAGGGCCAGGAGCGGCTCGCGCCCGTTCTGACCAAATGCCATGATTTCGTGCAGGATTCCGCCGGACCCGGCGAATCCCGCGGCGGGCTTGGCGCCGAAAAAGGTGGCTCGGTCTTTGAGGGCGAACGCATCGTCGTCTCCTATTGCTGCGACCGCGAACGCTCGGTCACCTGGGGGATGTGGGGTGGCCTGCCCTCGATCCCGCATGGCGTCTGGCTGAACAAGGGGACAGAGCGCGAGCGCTATCTCGGCTCGATCTTCTCGAACCTGCCGATCGAGCTTGATGACGTCTTCACCCGCCCTTCGGCCGGGGGAGGCGGGGTGGGTGACCCCCTGCTGCGCGATCCGGCTCTGGTCTGCGAAGATGTGGCTGACGAATATGTCAGTGTGCGGCGGGCACAGATCGACTATGGCGTGGTCATCCGCGTCGTCGATGCCGATCTCGCGCAATATGAGGTCGACGAGGCTGCAACAATGGCCGAACGCGCCCGGATCGCCGCCGAACGCCCCGGCTGGCTCGACACGGATCCCGCCGAAGTCGCGGCGCGCTACCGCGCGGGCGAGTTCAACGAGATGGATTGCGTCCGGCAATATGGCGTCATCCTTGACTGGGGCAATGGCGAGCTTCTCGCCAATACAACCACCCAGTTCCGCGAAATGATGAAGCGCCGCGTCCTGCCCTATTGGGGCAAAACGCTCGCGGTGCTGAGCGAGGAGGCCGGCGAACGCCTGAAAGCAGCCGCCTGA
- a CDS encoding AAA family ATPase, whose product MAQKPVLPGKTDLPPYFNIDPAQAAARLADPIDTARFAKAAAFASRGRDDLAKRGYAPDGKKRLRRFSTWEVCRYLIPVNSAHLRRVLRLNPELPQGEGEGGSKWFTLEEVLALRDHFAAEGARGREYRAWRPEGLPAKVVAIANFKGGVGKTSTAAHLAMSAALDGYKVLVIDLDSQGSMTSIMGGKVEDEWKTVFPLLARDYALRLKEENEVRVANGDAPFTFDETLTEALKVSPRNLVQKTHWPNIDLIGAQLNLYWAEFQVPVWRMQLRSWQLWDALSNALTEGGLLDEYDLVLLDTPPALGYLTINALAAADILLVPLGASFLEFDSTGRFFDMIYSTFASIEEGENRARRGSGLPEMRFEWDAVRALITRFDAAQQTDLANVVQAWFGDFMTTYRQEVTAMVGQAGEQVSGIYETDYRDYNRDTWVRGRETFDRTWAEVKELILGTWWRDQQLAKAAEEG is encoded by the coding sequence ATGGCACAGAAACCAGTGCTTCCGGGCAAGACTGATCTCCCCCCCTATTTCAACATCGACCCGGCCCAGGCCGCGGCAAGGCTGGCCGATCCCATCGATACCGCGCGCTTTGCCAAGGCTGCGGCTTTCGCCAGCCGGGGCCGCGATGATCTGGCGAAACGGGGTTATGCGCCGGATGGCAAAAAGCGGCTGCGCCGGTTTTCGACCTGGGAAGTCTGCCGCTATCTGATCCCGGTCAATTCCGCCCATCTGCGGCGCGTCCTGCGGCTGAACCCGGAATTGCCACAGGGCGAAGGGGAGGGCGGTTCCAAATGGTTCACGCTCGAAGAGGTGCTGGCGCTGCGCGACCATTTCGCAGCTGAGGGCGCGCGGGGTCGTGAATACCGCGCCTGGCGCCCGGAGGGCCTGCCCGCCAAAGTCGTCGCCATTGCGAATTTCAAGGGCGGCGTCGGCAAGACCTCCACCGCCGCGCATCTGGCCATGTCTGCCGCGCTCGACGGCTATAAGGTTCTGGTGATCGATCTCGACAGCCAGGGCTCGATGACCTCGATCATGGGCGGCAAGGTCGAGGATGAATGGAAAACGGTCTTCCCTCTGCTTGCCCGTGACTATGCGCTGCGGCTGAAGGAGGAAAACGAGGTGCGTGTTGCCAATGGGGACGCGCCGTTTACCTTTGATGAAACCCTGACCGAGGCACTGAAGGTTTCGCCGCGAAACCTTGTGCAAAAGACCCATTGGCCGAATATCGATCTGATTGGCGCGCAGCTGAACCTGTACTGGGCCGAATTCCAGGTGCCGGTCTGGCGGATGCAGCTCAGGTCCTGGCAACTTTGGGACGCGCTGTCGAACGCGCTCACGGAAGGCGGGTTGCTGGATGAGTATGATCTCGTGCTGCTCGATACCCCGCCGGCGCTTGGCTATCTGACGATCAACGCGCTGGCGGCGGCGGATATTCTCCTGGTGCCACTTGGGGCGTCCTTCCTCGAATTCGATTCGACGGGGCGGTTCTTTGACATGATCTACTCCACCTTTGCCTCGATCGAAGAAGGTGAGAACCGGGCGCGACGTGGCTCTGGCCTGCCCGAGATGCGGTTCGAATGGGATGCCGTCCGGGCGCTGATCACTCGGTTCGATGCGGCGCAACAGACCGATCTGGCCAATGTCGTTCAGGCCTGGTTTGGTGATTTCATGACCACCTACCGGCAGGAGGTGACGGCGATGGTCGGCCAGGCAGGCGAGCAGGTTTCGGGCATCTATGAAACCGATTACCGCGATTATAACCGCGACACCTGGGTGCGCGGGCGTGAGACGTTCGATCGTACCTGGGCCGAGGTGAAAGAGCTGATCCTCGGCACCTGGTGGCGCGATCAGCAGCTGGCCAAAGCGGCAGAGGAGGGCTGA
- a CDS encoding ParB N-terminal domain-containing protein, translated as MAKRRTLVPPSAEDINRVEEEFRRETSLPRPSAAPIATVAAEAAAALDPRPAVERIEVARDRQDASAWREAQGQGLVMLDLATDGIEADALVRDRSSIGAEEMEELKLSIAKNGLRLPVEVFALPSGGYGLLSGYRRLMAVRALRALSGDARYDRIRAVLRDPETLGGPIAAMVEENEVRAGLSQFERGRIAVLAAQQGAFPNVEAAVEALFPVASKGKRSKIRSFALIFEELGDMLSFPEQLREKDGLRLATALREGAEGTLREALAQGTPANAEEEATLLDLALAGLAPKAADPKRGGRPKRDVLAPVLSPSGFRLEAQEDAKGWSIRLGGRAATREIVERVMREMARALG; from the coding sequence ATGGCAAAACGCAGAACGCTGGTGCCGCCATCGGCCGAAGACATCAATCGAGTCGAGGAAGAGTTTCGCCGCGAAACCTCGCTGCCGCGCCCGAGTGCCGCCCCGATTGCGACGGTTGCGGCCGAGGCGGCCGCGGCGCTCGATCCGCGACCAGCGGTCGAGCGGATCGAGGTCGCGCGTGATCGTCAGGACGCCAGCGCCTGGCGCGAGGCGCAGGGACAGGGGCTGGTAATGCTCGACCTTGCGACCGACGGGATCGAGGCCGATGCCCTGGTGCGCGACCGCAGTTCGATCGGGGCGGAGGAGATGGAGGAGCTGAAGCTTTCCATCGCGAAGAACGGGCTGCGCCTGCCGGTCGAGGTTTTCGCACTGCCTTCAGGGGGCTATGGGCTCTTGTCCGGCTATCGGCGGCTGATGGCGGTCCGGGCGCTCCGGGCGCTGAGCGGCGATGCCCGTTACGACCGCATCCGCGCGGTGCTGCGCGACCCCGAGACCCTGGGCGGCCCTATTGCCGCCATGGTTGAGGAGAATGAGGTCCGCGCCGGTCTCAGCCAGTTCGAGCGTGGTCGCATCGCGGTGCTCGCCGCGCAGCAGGGCGCTTTCCCCAATGTCGAGGCGGCGGTTGAGGCGCTGTTTCCTGTGGCGTCAAAGGGGAAACGGTCAAAGATCCGTTCCTTCGCGCTGATCTTCGAAGAGCTTGGCGACATGCTTTCCTTCCCCGAACAGTTGCGTGAGAAAGACGGGCTGCGGCTGGCAACTGCGCTGCGCGAGGGCGCGGAGGGTACCTTGCGCGAGGCACTTGCGCAGGGCACGCCGGCCAATGCCGAGGAAGAGGCGACGTTGCTGGATCTGGCTCTGGCCGGTCTTGCGCCCAAGGCTGCAGATCCGAAACGCGGCGGACGGCCAAAGCGGGATGTGCTGGCGCCGGTGCTGTCGCCATCTGGCTTCCGGCTTGAGGCCCAGGAAGATGCAAAAGGCTGGTCAATCCGGCTTGGAGGCCGCGCGGCCACGCGTGAGATTGTCGAACGGGTGATGCGTGAGATGGCGCGGGCGCTTGGGTGA
- a CDS encoding cytosine permease, translated as MSTARTYPAPDIIYHDEPEVLREAAAEDFSLHIVPPSWRSSRFSLSMAWFGLMSAMFWVVVGSMVALTVGTINTLIGIALSTIVYGILCGIAARFAARSGTSVALFSRAVFGQVGATFAALLFGVTITYYAIAEGSIVAIALQDYFGGPISLWYFIVCLYSAPLVMRGVRTWLDRINGILLPLYVFGLVACVIWATAKHGYSGAWLTQMPVGGVDAGVPGWWFAFTVYMGVWVVVMMTWDVARFGRKEDAPFNGRITFGIPFYVVTLLINGAVGMFITFTIPIEGALSETSAIIGIVALMGPFGVLLVWASQTRINTINFYLSSTNMQNFFARAFKISWPRTVWVGIMTVVIFLVMLTDVFGYLLLTLQFQGVIIVAWVGVAMTHIAWCGLRGIRADQLEFRPGRVPLVNPGGLGAWVIASATGCLMMVFGGSFGGVWAPPVTLGIAVVIYAASLMVAQRNWFVEERPGDPRKEVDDPWQARIRCHHCHQAYIAHEMDRDPSAGHEPICLACASDRSEFLVAARAEARTSSGNLSMEELVRQ; from the coding sequence ATGAGCACTGCCAGAACATATCCTGCCCCCGACATCATTTACCATGACGAGCCCGAGGTGCTGCGCGAGGCCGCAGCGGAAGATTTCTCGCTGCATATCGTGCCGCCCAGCTGGCGAAGTTCACGCTTTTCGCTCTCGATGGCCTGGTTCGGGCTGATGAGCGCGATGTTCTGGGTGGTTGTCGGCAGTATGGTCGCCCTGACGGTCGGCACCATCAACACCCTGATCGGGATCGCACTTTCGACCATCGTCTACGGCATCCTTTGCGGCATTGCCGCGCGCTTCGCCGCCCGCAGCGGCACCAGCGTCGCGCTGTTTTCCCGCGCGGTGTTCGGCCAGGTCGGCGCCACCTTCGCCGCGCTGCTCTTTGGGGTCACGATCACCTATTATGCCATCGCCGAAGGCTCGATCGTCGCCATCGCGCTGCAGGATTACTTTGGCGGCCCGATCAGCCTCTGGTATTTCATCGTCTGCCTTTACAGCGCGCCCCTTGTAATGCGCGGTGTCAGGACCTGGCTTGACCGGATCAATGGCATTCTGCTGCCGCTTTATGTGTTCGGGTTGGTCGCCTGTGTGATCTGGGCGACCGCGAAACATGGATATTCCGGGGCCTGGCTGACCCAGATGCCTGTTGGCGGTGTCGATGCCGGCGTCCCTGGCTGGTGGTTCGCCTTCACGGTCTATATGGGCGTCTGGGTCGTGGTGATGATGACCTGGGATGTCGCCCGCTTTGGCCGCAAGGAAGACGCGCCTTTCAACGGACGCATCACCTTTGGCATTCCCTTCTATGTGGTCACGCTGCTGATCAATGGGGCGGTCGGCATGTTCATCACCTTCACCATTCCGATTGAAGGCGCGCTGAGCGAGACCTCGGCGATCATCGGCATTGTCGCGCTGATGGGGCCTTTCGGAGTGCTGCTGGTCTGGGCCAGTCAGACCCGGATCAACACCATCAATTTCTACCTGTCGTCGACCAATATGCAGAACTTCTTCGCAAGGGCCTTCAAGATATCCTGGCCGCGGACGGTCTGGGTCGGGATCATGACGGTGGTTATCTTTCTTGTGATGCTGACCGATGTCTTTGGCTATCTGCTGCTGACGCTGCAATTCCAGGGCGTGATCATCGTGGCCTGGGTGGGCGTCGCCATGACGCATATCGCCTGGTGCGGTCTGCGCGGCATCAGGGCGGATCAGCTGGAGTTCCGGCCGGGCAGGGTGCCTCTGGTCAATCCGGGCGGTCTAGGGGCCTGGGTCATTGCCTCGGCCACCGGCTGCCTGATGATGGTCTTTGGCGGCAGTTTTGGCGGGGTCTGGGCGCCTCCGGTCACACTGGGCATCGCGGTGGTGATCTATGCGGCCTCGCTGATGGTGGCGCAACGCAACTGGTTTGTCGAGGAACGGCCCGGTGATCCCCGCAAGGAGGTCGATGATCCCTGGCAGGCGCGCATCCGCTGCCACCATTGCCATCAGGCCTATATCGCGCATGAGATGGACCGCGACCCTTCCGCCGGCCATGAGCCGATCTGCCTGGCCTGTGCCTCGGATCGCAGCGAATTTCTGGTTGCGGCCCGTGCCGAGGCGCGCACCAGCAGCGGAAATCTGAGCATGGAGGAACTGGTCAGACAGTAA
- a CDS encoding hydantoinase/oxoprolinase family protein codes for MSMDGAGPGPAPQRARTRLAIDVGGTFTDVFVLDENGNQTVAKVPSTKNPIDAIMNGAEAANIDWADVELFTHGTTVATNALITRNFKPVAMVTTEGFRDVLEIGRGTREDPWDAYKEGTPPYVRRRDRFAVKERINFRGEVLEPLDEDRAREIARILKKREVHAVAVCFINAYVNGAHELRMAEILAEVLGPDIAISTSHETHPEIFEDDRFSTTVANTILAPIIRPYARDIDRRTTEAGYEADVLLLHSGGGVMTPATAEKYAARLAASGIAAGAIASKYFAELCGYQNSIGLDMGGTSADISLAEAGNIRMTDKWEVDWGHPICFPSIEVLTIGAGGGSISWLDKAGSLRNGPQSAGSVPGPACYAAGGTEPTNTDANIILGRVGTTLAGGKKSLNRDAALTAMHKIADPLKLDLVEASLATLRVANANMADAVRLISIARGHDPRDFALVAFGGAGPLHGVDIARELNIPVVIVPPNPGVTSAVGCMLVDVQHDVTQMYFEDAASAKPADVEAGFRKLELEGRDRLERDGVKAGDMTFQRFIDMRYRGQWRSLAVPVPGEITSVEEPLAIFHSEYEKAHNFRREDFPVEIYRLTVRAIGVTPKPSFPKITIDPNAKAVPKGTREAWFHDHPTALTTALYDRETLPAGVTIKGPAVIDQLDSTTVIPPGDEAYIDEWLNIQIRLGAA; via the coding sequence ATGAGCATGGACGGAGCGGGCCCGGGCCCGGCACCGCAACGGGCGCGCACGCGCCTTGCAATCGATGTTGGCGGAACATTTACGGATGTATTTGTTCTGGATGAGAATGGCAATCAGACGGTTGCGAAGGTTCCCAGTACAAAGAACCCGATTGACGCAATTATGAATGGTGCCGAGGCTGCCAATATCGACTGGGCGGATGTCGAGCTTTTCACCCATGGCACCACGGTGGCCACCAACGCGCTGATCACCCGCAATTTCAAGCCGGTGGCCATGGTCACGACCGAAGGTTTCCGGGATGTGCTGGAAATCGGGCGTGGCACGCGGGAAGACCCCTGGGATGCGTATAAAGAGGGGACCCCGCCTTATGTGCGCCGCCGTGACCGGTTTGCGGTGAAAGAGCGGATCAATTTCCGCGGTGAGGTTCTGGAGCCTCTGGATGAGGATCGCGCCCGCGAAATTGCGCGGATCCTGAAAAAGCGCGAGGTTCATGCGGTCGCAGTCTGTTTCATCAATGCCTATGTGAATGGCGCGCATGAATTGCGCATGGCGGAGATCCTTGCCGAAGTTCTGGGGCCGGATATTGCGATTTCGACCTCGCATGAAACCCATCCCGAGATCTTTGAGGATGACCGGTTCTCGACCACGGTCGCCAATACCATTCTCGCCCCGATCATCCGCCCCTATGCCCGCGACATTGATCGCCGCACCACCGAAGCTGGCTATGAGGCCGATGTGCTGCTGCTGCATTCCGGTGGTGGTGTGATGACGCCGGCCACGGCCGAGAAATATGCCGCGCGGCTTGCGGCCTCGGGCATTGCCGCCGGCGCCATCGCCAGCAAATATTTCGCCGAGCTTTGCGGCTATCAGAACTCCATCGGGCTCGATATGGGCGGCACCTCGGCGGATATCTCGCTGGCCGAGGCCGGCAATATCCGTATGACCGACAAATGGGAGGTCGACTGGGGCCATCCGATCTGCTTCCCCTCGATCGAAGTTCTGACCATCGGCGCGGGCGGCGGTTCGATCTCCTGGCTCGACAAGGCGGGGTCTTTGCGCAACGGGCCGCAATCGGCGGGATCGGTGCCGGGGCCTGCCTGCTATGCGGCGGGCGGCACCGAGCCGACCAATACGGATGCCAATATCATCCTTGGCCGGGTCGGGACCACGCTGGCGGGGGGCAAGAAATCCCTCAACCGTGATGCGGCGCTGACGGCGATGCACAAGATCGCCGATCCGCTGAAGCTGGATCTGGTCGAGGCCTCGCTTGCCACTTTGCGCGTCGCCAATGCCAATATGGCCGATGCGGTGCGGCTGATCTCGATTGCCCGGGGCCATGACCCGCGCGATTTTGCGCTGGTGGCTTTCGGCGGCGCAGGCCCGTTGCATGGTGTTGATATCGCACGTGAACTCAACATCCCTGTGGTCATCGTGCCGCCCAATCCCGGCGTGACTTCGGCGGTGGGCTGTATGCTGGTCGATGTGCAGCATGACGTCACCCAGATGTATTTCGAGGATGCCGCCAGCGCGAAGCCCGCAGATGTCGAGGCCGGCTTCCGCAAGCTGGAGCTGGAAGGCCGTGACCGTCTGGAACGGGATGGCGTGAAGGCGGGCGATATGACCTTCCAGCGCTTTATCGATATGCGTTACCGGGGGCAGTGGCGTTCGCTTGCGGTGCCGGTGCCGGGGGAAATCACCTCGGTTGAGGAGCCGCTGGCGATCTTCCACAGCGAATATGAAAAGGCGCATAACTTCCGCCGTGAGGATTTCCCGGTCGAGATCTACCGCCTGACGGTGCGCGCCATCGGCGTCACGCCGAAGCCGTCTTTCCCGAAGATCACCATCGATCCCAATGCGAAAGCGGTTCCCAAAGGCACCCGCGAGGCCTGGTTCCACGATCATCCGACCGCGCTGACCACCGCGCTTTACGACCGCGAAACCCTGCCGGCCGGCGTCACCATCAAAGGCCCCGCCGTCATCGACCAGCTCGATTCGACCACCGTCATCCCGCCCGGTGACGAGGCCTATATCGACGAATGGCTCAACATCCAGATCCGGCTCGGCGCAGCATAA